Sequence from the Asterias amurensis chromosome 14, ASM3211899v1 genome:
TTGCCTATTGTGTCAAAATGTCCACCACTTCCATCCCAACTTGAGAAACCGTAAGCTTAAAGCCCCTCAAGTTTGACTTGGAATTTCAAGAGTCAACACCATTCAAGAGTCAATgtacaatacattttttttaaagataaacaGCAAAAGCAGTAGAAACAGAATTGGCTTGGGGTGTGAACCACTTTGATTGTTCAAACTATAGTGTTATCATCACACCAAATTATTGTGTTtcataagaaaaacaaacttgttaatGTTCACAAGTTCTCTTAACTATGTGTCAATGCAAGCAGAGAAATGACAGCCAACAAAAGGCATTGATACTGATGTATCACAATTATTTATAGGATACTTTCAGGGTTACCTTTACACTGTGTGTGTGTCACTTGGTCCAAGtgtacaatttttaaaaatttagtcCAAATGTTGGGATTAATAGCTTAGAGTTGATCACCTAGATACTGaactgttttgaaaacaaaaccgaTAAATCAACCACAATGCTCATGATAATATTGTGGGATTGCACACATTTTGTTAAGCTGCAAACTAacacaaacatgacaacaaGTTGCCTTATTTGACATCAATTATGAACCAAGGGTTGTTTGGTCCACTAACATTGTAGTATCACCACCACCACCTTCTCAAGGAGTTTGTATTAAATTGTAACCAGGTGATTCCGTACCAAATCACCTAAAATTCTCAAAATTTTGGCAGGCACCgtctcagatttttttttttttttttttaaatcaatctCCTAGGCTATAGGCGCCTGAATAGAATTTCTTGTACTCCAACTccttcaacaaacatttctccTTGGTAATTAAGCCCTACcccttcaagtttacacttaGTGGGCATTTTAGACTCAATCGGATTAAAAGGATATTTTGCTCTACAAATTATACAGGTTAATATCTGGTATGCCAACAACTACAGATTCTACTGTCAAATTACCACATGCCATCATATTCCTCACTAAGTATGATAGATATCGTGTATGCACACAACAAAGCAGGATTATTTTCTTCATGTGGCGGCACTATGCTTGGGACCGTAGTGTACAAACCTTGCCTGAAAGAAGTACCGAATCTGTGGCTTTTTTTGGGTACACTGGATACAAGGTATGAACAAATTGTAAATCCTTCAGTTAGGCCTACTATTCCTATGActtcaaagatttgtttttacaaatccaaattTATGTAGATGTTACCTACacaattttatcaaactttacattttgaaatgaaagtttGTTAAAATTATTACATAATTTGGGAATTGTAGgtttaattaaacaaatcttTTAATTCACGATTATCAACAACTATGTAGTTTGTACAGACCAATTGTTTTATACAATACCAATCTGTACTTGACCAACcaaaacttttaattttagctCCATCTGATGAACGGTTTTCGGTCACATGGCACTTCCTTTCTCAAAGATTTGGGTGTACATATGTAGTGTAGGCCCtattttgtaaaagaaaatacCGCATTTTGCCAAGAATAGCCACTTTGAGAAgagtttgaaaacaaacaatttgttctCAAATTTATtacagccattatacactttcggaacagtacaaaaaaacaaaatttcacagatttacaaataacttacagggtttacagaaggtaatggtaaaaggcttctcttgaaacattattccatgaaatgctttactttttgagaaaacattaaaacaattatcagttctcgacaatcgagaattacggattatagtaaacacatgtcatgacacggcgaaacgtgcggaaacaagggtgggttttcccgttattttctccattattttatattttatataagttgtggtaggcctacacgaagtgtgggcctttggacaatactgtttaccgaaagtgtccaatggctttaaagccattatacactttcggcacaggaaaagaaagaaaaaagttcacagatttacaaataacttacagggtttacagaaggtaatggtgaaagacttctcttgaaatattatttcatgaaatgctttactttttgagaaaacactaaaacaattatcaattctcgttgtcgagaattacggattcatgacacgacgaaacgtgcggaaacaagggtgggttttccccgttattttctccagactccaatgaccaattgagcctcaattttcacaggcttgttattttttatatcagttgtgatacacaaagtgtgggcctttggacaataccgtttaccgaaattatccaatggctttaaatacacTGCCAgactttattggtaattgtcaaagactactctttTTACTTGGTATATCttaacatgcattaaataacaaagctgtgaaaatttgagctcaattagtcatcaaagttgcgagagaataaaggaagaaaacaacaaccttgtcgcacaagtgaATTTGAGCCCCCggtttttctaaaaaactacggtacatgtacctcagagggagccgtttctcacaatgttttgtacttgaTGCTTGATGAATAACCAGTGCCTTCATTAAATGAATAaaggggtagcgacgagttctgaAACAGGCGTTTAAAATCGGCAGGGTCAATGCCGTGCGCCTTTATCCCACGACACCGACCCTGCAGGGTTTTAAACGGacatttaagaacgagtcactgcTCTTTTGTTCcgattcataaatgcccttaggttaaaaaaagttttaaaaattacaattaaagacactttgacaattgaaaattcaaggtttgaaatatatttttccaaaactttgtgaagaatctgtttgatgcgagtgggttgtgtgtatgcgcgcgtgcttagaaatagattacgcgccgTTAATAATAGCTATGAACTGCGTTCCGCaagataatcttgcgcgcctgacacaCGGaggccagccggttataaacagctccagctggtcattatcaaccgtttaaacacccccacgtgacgcgctctccaccaatatgagtagagaaactgtctagggtacatgtatttatgaatacctgttcaagaagttttaaaataatcctCAATATCATAAGTAGGCAGTTGGAGTATCCTTCCAAAATCGTTTTGTTAGAAAATGTACATTACTTTGATTGTTTAGTAAACGAACACTTTTCTGCTGAACATTTGGTCAGTAAAGCATTTTCCTTGTAAATTCTCCAAAAATCATTcctaatctaaaaaaaaaaacattatgcaATTTTAACAGATTCCAACATTGTGTTTCTTCATTAACCGAACCCCTAACTTAAAgagtctatgtacttttttctaacacaaaacacaatgtcaacagatttacattaaactaacacagtttgaagaaagccttcctttaaatattagttactgaggtgctgtggttttttagaaactagtaaaacaatgattattTGTCTTGGTTTTAGTGTGTAAAAAATGTATTATCCAGTATGGTATATTATGGTATTTTATAACCCTGGTTAATACGTTCttactagcccaccttgttgagctgtaaatggctcttttttaacatcggtctcatcacagtCGCCGTTACAGTAATGGCGactgtgatgagaccgatgttaaaaaagagagctgtaaatggctctcttttaacatcagtctcatcagttttttatttttgatattgtggagaaaacatataagggtaaattttcaccgaagttcgTTGCCGGGTCAcatgatccacaaggtcaaattcaaggtcaaagtagaggtcaaaaggttatcatacctaaacatgttcctacaaaaaaaaataaagacatatttggaaagcttacacaatttcctttccaaagacaccaatttcaaccaatttgacctaaaggttaccgatttatggtcgtttgaatgtcagaggtcaggcgcattttgatcGAAATCAACAAGAAATAGCATGCAGTagcgcgaaaaccgtttatcaggtggagctgaaatttaaaatttgagcttgttgagccacgatTACCCGATAAACCAAATATGAGCAAATTTAAGGAAAGTAGGGTTTAAAGTtgccttttttgggggggtgatttgacacggaatgacccaatGGCTactgtgatgagaccgatgttaaaatagagccatttacagctcaacaaggagGGCTACGTTATTTTGTCACTtgtttactcctttctcaaaaacaacagcacctcagtaagtaagggaatcaatgtgtggtgaagaggttttcaacaagtggtttaatcccaacgaggcctggttcttgaaaattttaccgagaagaagttgaggtaaattatcaagaaccaggcctcggcgggtttaaaccactagttgaaaaccgatttgacacactttgattcccaatCATAATCctttttgggtaaaaaaaaaatcaacacttctggtcaaaaagtaaaataaatgcaaaaattaaaaattttcaatgaattctttcaacacaacacctctccagctatgaaatggcaaggcccagtcaaggccctcgggtaaacaactccttataagaaatgctgtgcgcgtcgtgcgtatcgCGTCAAGcagcacaactgtttcagcagttgctctcgaccaataggaatgaagaaactgtcttataagcacatgtttccacactttttactggtcataaacaaaggtttatacacacccacgtgacgcgctctctaccaataggaatagcgaaactgtccgaggtatttatgaataatatttaaagggaagctttctaaattctactatcattatcttcaaaccctgtaaatttaatgcaaatctgtggacatttagAAAAAAgatccaaatcctttaaagtttGAAATAGTTTGTATTCAACATCAACACCTGTTAAATTCATGCAGAAGAACCTCGTAGCTGCTAAGTGGTTTGACAAAGTGGAAATCAGGTACACCGCAATGAGGACATTGAACGTTCTGGGAATAGTCACTGAAGAAGTGGGTCCCTCGAGTAGGGTCAACTACTGGCTTTCCACATTTTTTGCAGCTGACACGATCCGAGCAACATGGAGAAGCTGCAAATATGTCATATGAGTAGAGTGTGCCGAGTTGGTGGTGGCTCCCATCCCAACGTGATTTACATGTACGGCACACGATACGCTTGACTCCTTCCAAACACTGCATGCAAACAGCACCAAGAAACTGGACACGACCATTTAGAACCAGACTTAGAGTCACATCACTGTGATTTAGGGGTGTCAAATAGAATGTTCCATCAATAAGAGGGTAACAATCAAAGACTGGCAAACTGTTCTGACACAAGGAACAAACCAcggctgtaacaccatgtgtggtTAGAGCATTAAATATAAAGCCCCTTACTTCATCATTATCTGGTCCACTGTCATCATCCATTTTTATATGATATGGGTTACATTTCTGGGGTGGCAATAATTTGACAAATGTAGAAAGATCTATCCGATGTATAAATGGTATCATCAGAGTACGTGCATAAGTTGCATCATAAGCGTCAGGCATTTTATGACATTTGCGAGAGTttagtttttgtccatttttttcTTGATTATGCAATTGCTTTTTTCCTGGTAATAAAATCCCAAAACCTCCTACTGGTTGATTTTGTTCTCCTCTGGAATTACTGCTAGCACTAAACATACAATCACCACTGCTGAACTGTCCAGGTGATGATGGCCATTCAAATGAAACCCCAGACTGCTGCTTGCTTTGTTCTTGTTGACTTAGATTTTCAAGGCCATGATGATTACTATTACAGCTCGTAGACAATGAACTTCCACTAGTGCGAGGGGACTGGTTCGGTGAGGAAAGACTGTCACTTCTCACAACTGGGCTTTGTGGTGGGGTGTGATTCTCGCTGGATGAGGCAGATGCATGACGGTGTCTAACATGTCCACTTCCTGTGTGCGAAGATGGAGGAAGGGTTGTTGCTTTACCAATACTTGGTTTGTCACTAGATTTTTTACGGCGTCGTTGCTTACGATGCTGACCTTCCTCATTCTCAGCAAGCAATTTCTTTGGAGGAATCCAGTCTAAATCCTTCCGCAAGTGCCCTTTAGCACATTGGCATGAACATGCCTTCCATGCCAAATCGTAACCTTTTTTAGTCCAGAGGTTCTGTCGCCTTTGTTTTTCAGACCAGCTTCGAGCTCGTCCAGATGAACGTAAGAAGGTAAGAACTTCATCTTCCCATTGCTGGAAGCAAGTTTTGTGCATGTACACACCATAAGTGCAATCAGCATTATTACACACCACTTTTTCAACGTCATCTGGGTCTTGAATATTCACCATTTGACCAATGTTACAACCAAAAGGTGCACAGCAATGCTTGAATCCTTCAGAACCATTCCCGTCTGCATTTGTATCATCCTGTACCGGTACTTCCCCTTCATCATATTCGTTGTTCACTTCGGCTAATTCAGCTCGAAATCGTTCAGCCTTCAACTTGGCCTTTTCCTCCTTTGTAAACGGCATGATGGTGGTAATGGTATAGCTGGCAAAGTCCAATGCCCTTGAAAATCTCACCTACAATACACTTTTGAAGCAACAACAAATTAGTATGCGGGTGGGGTCGGCTTCTTCGGCATGCAGTTGCAGTTGGAAGAGCGCGTATGTACGTAGCTGCACTTGTAACAATGCATGCAATAACATGTGTAAAGAGACTAGAATAGATTAGAGAAATGAGATGATGATGAGACTAAGCAAGGCAGAAAACCACAACACGACAATTTGTTTCAGCCAACCATAAATAATTTGAACGAAGAACGCGATTCACTTGCTACAGTTCATGCGGAATGGTGACACATTGACTGCCTCTTCAGTCATATCGTGGCAGAGACAGGAAAGTAGAGTACATCGTACATGTTTTAACTGGTGTCCATGATGTGTAGTCACAACGGTTCAATCCTTCACACACAGTGATTTACAAAATAACGCCCTTGTGTACGTGACATGTGTGTACAAACATGGTACAGAGTAGTCTGACTGGATATAGATGTATGGTGTATATAGCTAGCTGCTCTTGTATGATGATATGTAAAGTGTCAACCGCTTGCATGGCGCCTGCTGCTAGCTCCGTGCCGATTATTGAGCACTACGACGATTTTCAGAGCACGGGCGACGCGCGGCGGGCAAGCTATGTACacgtacatttacatgtactatAATATAGATGTACATCccatgtacatgcatgtatgCCGGTTATTTTAATAATGTCACTCCGATGGCTGATTGGCCAAGCTAGTATGGCCAAGCTAGTATGGCGACCTTTTTCATTTGCATAAATTCTTATAAATTAATCAGTTGTCGATGCATATCCGATCAACCAAAGATACTATCAACTAGTTAGAAATTGGCTTCTCGCCAAAATACGTGCCTGGTTGGGATCCAGGGACATGCGCCAGCAGTGTGCGCTAGCAGCAGAGGctgtagtcttggttcaagacgcTCCTTgatttgtcacaagagggcgcgctatcaaccacgaaccgctatcacccgagaagactacaataataataataactagcgggatgccgcgcttcgcgcggcaccccgctagatgaggaggattctagtatacaaatgttgtaaaaggtaatgtgggagcaagggaggtattcttacaggtaataataattcagttacacttggcaaaatgtacatcctgagtcccgcccaaactgctttcattatagttacgaactttgtgaaacatttgcctATTTGAGGGTCTGTAcgtccagtttggttaatttatatGGAGATGGGCCAATCGGACAATGTATAACACGCTGAATTTGGAATCGGCAGTGGTATTTGGTTCCCTTAGCAACAAATCCATAGTCACCGCTAGCGACGGATTTGAGTGGTCTAAGTCTGGTCTCCCCCCTCATCAATCATCACAGCTGCTATAATAGCAGAGGAGAAATCCaactaaaaaggcttgtatgaaagtggtaccctcttttaaaacaaactcataatcacagccactaatagccgcggagtttatctgactgaaaaggaagcttcgaagaagttctggtatacagcagataaaaaaaaacgcaccagttggtatggactttaacgacaaagtTAATTTCTGCAAAactgtattgaaaataaatttatttaatgattggttgctataactgttgaatgatttttgctttgtaCACGATCTTAGAATCTAAGGCCCAATTCATCGTGATTTATTGAGCGTACGCCcaacgacgcatacaaagttgtctgaacaccaaataaagcgagttttcggaacatgctgtgcaaaatcttatctactgtttttaccaccgcttttgggAGTAACAGAGCATCGGTctcattaatttttagtttattctcatatcaattaattctcatgtacactttctggtcaacatcagccggggcgcgcgccccgcgtgacgaagtcccctgataaaacatccaattttatatgttatcataattagctgttccgatccagtcggaacagctattgttttcgtcgagatttttattatttttattattattattattattattattattattctttgtttccgcctcaaaccccatagcgtttgtacagcgtttttgtttaggcccctactcctaaagtattaggataaaatagttaaatcatatatcaaattgaagcttagaacctaagctttattctaatacaaaagtgtaaaaattcttcattaattaaccacgtggtcttcatttgaatttttaatttgtaaacttgatgcagtcactttcatgttattgcgaaatattctctttggtaaatgccgtacagtatgtacctatcatgagttgtgacttcttgagatgagtctacgcgtttgaacataactggatgcagtcacttccatgttattgttaaccaTTCTCcatggtaaatgcaattcagtatgtacctatcatgagttgtgacttcttgagaggagtctactcaagtctcttttttcttgtttttctacatacgttctggaccacagcgcagtgtctgtttcttcgtttcctaaccgagttctggacgtacacagaggcatagggttttcgtttaacgaacgtgcgtatataaataggagtacgtttttgacgacgacgacataccatggtgtccacagaattacacttaacttaaacattttgaagataatgatagttgaaagcttcccttaaaatattacttgctgtggtgttgtagtttttgagaaattagtgaaaaaaaaactgtcaacgtatgactgggaccgagttggtttgggaccgagttgaccgggttcgtttttgagaaaagattggaaaaactgtcaacgtatgactgggaccgagttagtttgggaccgagttgaccgggttcgtttcaggcgacgagcgtggacgacaaaaatagaacgcctgggatttggaatcttttaCGGGTGAAATCGGGGACCATAACCCTAAACTAACtaaagtatttcgctttcttttcggaaattataccatgacatacaaaaactctttggcaggaatacaaaagcagcgattttattattctgacgtttctcttgtggttgagtgggtcacttgtatagagctgcttataataaataggcaaaacattttgcttcatAAAAAAGCAGAAActgagcagaatagtggctaaatgttatagagctacttattataatcaataggcaaattattttgctttaaaaaatttgcagatgagcagaataccttgaatcacaacttgtacttgtatttgctgtgtttagctgctttttgtgtttaaaaagctttagtgtagtttggtcttgggccaatggcttttaagggaaagaatcgcagcgcttacgtaatcatggaattgtgctaacgctaagcgtatttaacagcttagcaaggaatgcgttcttgagcgtcacagttcccaataaaaaaaacgctacattgactaattgtgctcaactcctgcaaaactttcgctgcgaaaacaacagtgacttaaaaatttgatttgcattcgcaggataatACCCATGGTTTACTTacgtaaccaccaaactctagGCCGGGGcaactagtgtgctttagtgttaaagtcgcgactacaaattattgtttgagtcacgactacaaattattatttgagtcgcgactactacttttctctactctgttataatcgtgctcaaacgttgacccgactacctgtctggtgaaacacttagttgtgttgcttcttactattcgcaacatataatataacgtgcgcttgcaacactttgccgcacaagtcttgagaatccgtaatttatctcgacaagtgtcgtagttgggtttgaggtgcgattagtccagttagtaaatttcactagtcacccaggcctatcatgatgggaacttgcttattaaggttttatcgcaaatcgcaaaatttcaagagagggcgctgttgaacccacacaaaggtataggcgttgcgagcgcgagtcgtagaaactggtagataccgccccatattccttcccaaaatgcattgcggttctgaatcgcgataaactttctgaaaaatcttgtgcgaatgggcccaatgtagtgctctgctctggaagcaaagattcagtgcttagaaGAAGCAATGAATTCTGCGTttacgtcaagcaaaatacactgcttagcagggatttcttttgtttgtgtgcttccaagctcgcacattttattccgcgcatgcacatttagcagaaaatggtgatcgtaggtgcagagtttggtggttacgagttcagtaaaatccactcgaactagatcaaacatcaaaccaccaaccaaatacaaggattgtatcattaagtagtttgtcacatggcaatggactctaaagatactggcatgaactcaagaaaccaaccaaatcaaacaatcctgagtcaaatgcaagtttttacattattcaactagggaccactcatcttatataccgccctctattgacagtgaaaatccttgcagcaccatatcacaagaagtgcaggaccaatttttacactgtctgtagtgaagactcctttgggcatggacattaattttgaaaaactgtgacctcaagttgacctctacttccgggttaaccggaagtgggaccatatctcaagagttacacaaccgatttaaaaaaaaatcttcagttatagactccttaggtcttaaaatttgttgggaaaaaccgtgacctcattttgacctcttcttccgtgtcaactggaagtgggaccatatctcaagtgccattgaaccgattttcaaacttttttcagttttagaccccttgggcattggagattagccttaggttaccgtgaccccatgtcgacctctactttcgggtcaaccggaagtggcatcataactcaagacactattcaacatttcaaattttttttcagttataggctccttggtcattttaccACATAATCTAAGCAAAAGAatacggaacagctttgtgtttgttcacaaacacctaatgtctagttatctg
This genomic interval carries:
- the LOC139947015 gene encoding headcase protein homolog: MPFTKEEKAKLKAERFRAELAEVNNEYDEGEVPVQDDTNADGNGSEGFKHCCAPFGCNIGQMVNIQDPDDVEKVVCNNADCTYGVYMHKTCFQQWEDEVLTFLRSSGRARSWSEKQRRQNLWTKKGYDLAWKACSCQCAKGHLRKDLDWIPPKKLLAENEEGQHRKQRRRKKSSDKPSIGKATTLPPSSHTGSGHVRHRHASASSSENHTPPQSPVVRSDSLSSPNQSPRTSGSSLSTSCNSNHHGLENLSQQEQSKQQSGVSFEWPSSPGQFSSGDCMFSASSNSRGEQNQPVGGFGILLPGKKQLHNQEKNGQKLNSRKCHKMPDAYDATYARTLMIPFIHRIDLSTFVKLLPPQKCNPYHIKMDDDSGPDNDEVRGFIFNALTTHGVTAVVCSLCQNSLPVFDCYPLIDGTFYLTPLNHSDVTLSLVLNGRVQFLGAVCMQCLEGVKRIVCRTCKSRWDGSHHQLGTLYSYDIFAASPCCSDRVSCKKCGKPVVDPTRGTHFFSDYSQNVQCPHCGVPDFHFVKPLSSYEVLLHEFNRC